A genomic window from Bradyrhizobium lupini includes:
- the istA gene encoding IS21 family transposase — protein MRRVRDVIRMKAAGLPSREIARRVGAAPSTVRLALRRFEAAGLSWPLPDDVTDTVLELRLFAKTGNGNRQGHRRIAEPDWATVHRELKRKHVTLSILWEEYIATEPGGYRYSRFCELYRAWEGRLSVTMRQAHAAGDKLFVDYAGDGVPVVVDRLTGERRTAQIFVAVLGASSFTYAQATWTQGLADWISAHVGAFAAIGGIPALVVPDNTKVAVIKASLYDPQINRTYAEMAAHYGTAILPARPRKPRDKAKVEQAVLIVERWLLGRLRHRTFYSLAEVNAAIGELLTRLNEERPIRRLGVTRRRLLEEVERPALKPLPASPYVLAEWRIRRVSLDYHVEVEKHYYSVPHRFARAEVEVRFTARTVEIFHKGERIAAHQRMSGNHKHTTVPEHMASSHRRYAGWTIARIRQDAAAIGPATSALGDLILDERSHPEQGFRACLGILRLAASYGRERLDAAAARAIDIGARTYGSVKSILANNLDRRSAHQRSADDAPILHANIRGPRYYN, from the coding sequence ATGCGCCGTGTGCGCGATGTGATCAGAATGAAGGCGGCCGGGCTGCCGAGCCGCGAGATTGCGCGACGGGTGGGCGCGGCGCCCTCGACGGTGCGCCTGGCGCTCCGGCGGTTCGAGGCCGCGGGCTTGAGCTGGCCGTTGCCAGACGACGTCACCGACACGGTTCTGGAACTTCGCCTGTTCGCGAAGACCGGCAATGGCAACCGTCAGGGTCACCGCCGCATCGCCGAGCCCGACTGGGCGACCGTGCACCGCGAGCTCAAACGCAAGCACGTGACTCTTTCGATCCTGTGGGAGGAATATATCGCCACCGAGCCCGGCGGATACCGGTACTCGCGCTTCTGTGAGCTCTACCGCGCCTGGGAGGGCCGCCTGTCGGTGACGATGCGCCAGGCCCATGCGGCCGGCGACAAGTTGTTCGTCGACTATGCCGGCGATGGCGTGCCGGTGGTGGTCGACCGCCTGACCGGTGAGCGCAGAACGGCGCAGATCTTCGTCGCCGTGCTCGGCGCATCGAGCTTCACCTACGCGCAGGCGACGTGGACGCAGGGGCTCGCCGACTGGATCAGCGCCCATGTTGGCGCCTTCGCGGCGATCGGCGGCATACCGGCGCTGGTGGTGCCCGACAACACCAAGGTCGCGGTCATTAAGGCGAGCCTGTACGACCCGCAGATCAATCGTACCTACGCGGAGATGGCGGCGCATTACGGCACCGCCATCTTGCCGGCGCGGCCGCGCAAGCCGCGCGACAAGGCCAAGGTCGAGCAGGCCGTCCTCATCGTCGAGCGCTGGCTGCTCGGCCGCCTGCGCCATCGCACCTTCTACAGCCTGGCCGAGGTCAATGCGGCGATCGGCGAACTGCTCACGAGGCTGAATGAGGAACGGCCGATCCGGCGGCTCGGCGTGACACGCCGCCGGTTGCTCGAGGAGGTCGAGCGGCCGGCGCTCAAGCCATTGCCGGCGTCCCCCTATGTCCTCGCCGAGTGGCGGATCCGCCGCGTCAGTCTCGATTACCACGTCGAGGTGGAGAAGCATTACTACAGCGTTCCGCATCGCTTCGCCCGCGCCGAGGTCGAGGTGCGGTTCACGGCCCGTACCGTCGAGATCTTCCACAAGGGCGAGCGGATCGCCGCGCATCAGCGCATGAGCGGCAATCACAAACACACCACCGTGCCGGAGCACATGGCCTCCAGCCATCGGCGCTACGCCGGCTGGACCATCGCGCGTATCCGCCAGGACGCCGCCGCGATCGGGCCGGCGACCAGCGCGTTGGGCGACCTCATTCTCGACGAGCGCTCGCACCCCGAGCAAGGCTTCCGCGCCTGCCTCGGCATCCTCAGGCTCGCCGCCTCCTATGGGCGCGAACGGCTGGACGCCGCGGCTGCGCGGGCAATCGACATCGGCGCGCGCACCTATGGTTCGGTCAAGTCGATCCTCGCCAACAATCTCGATCGGCGTTCTGCTCACCAGCGTTCCGCGGACGATGCGCCGATCCTGCATGCCAACATCCGCGGACCGCGCTACTACAATTAG
- a CDS encoding DUF6884 domain-containing protein gives MTRVAFVSCVKLKADTARPARDLYVSPWFIGARRYAERNADSWLILSAAYGLVDPDRVIV, from the coding sequence ATGACGCGGGTCGCGTTCGTCTCCTGCGTGAAGCTGAAGGCTGACACGGCGCGGCCAGCTCGTGACCTCTACGTCTCGCCCTGGTTCATCGGCGCCAGAAGATATGCCGAACGAAACGCCGACTCCTGGCTCATCCTCTCTGCGGCCTATGGTCTAGTTGATCCCGACCGGGTCATCGTGTAG
- a CDS encoding DUF3551 domain-containing protein has translation MLIAAPQRGRSYIPPARQDVFCLQGRTWGYPGNCQFSTYDQCMATASGTLAYCGMNPTYAFQRQGAQLR, from the coding sequence ATCCTGATTGCCGCGCCGCAGCGGGGGCGTTCGTACATTCCACCGGCTCGGCAGGACGTTTTTTGCTTGCAGGGACGTACCTGGGGATATCCGGGCAATTGCCAGTTCTCGACATATGACCAGTGCATGGCCACTGCCTCCGGTACCTTAGCCTATTGCGGGATGAATCCAACCTACGCATTCCAGCGACAAGGAGCGCAATTGCGCTGA